Sequence from the Sphingomonas koreensis genome:
CTTGAACCACAAGACGTCGTCGCTGGAGATGATCGCGAACACCGTGCCGTCGAGATAGAGCGTCGCCCCGCCCATCATCTTGCGGTGGGTGAGGTTGCCCATCGGCTCGACCGCCTCGGCCACCCAGTCGAGAAGCCCCGCGTCAATCGCCATTGGCCAGCGCCTCGATCGCATCGATCTCCATCCGCCAGCGCTCCCAGCCATCGACCGGCCCGGCACCGATCGACCGGTAAAAGCCCTTGCCCAGCTCGTTCCAGTCGAGCACCGCCCATTCGAGCCGCGCCCCGCCGCGTTCGACCACCAGCCCCGCCAGCCGCGACAGCAGCGCGCGGCCCAGTCCCGAACCCCGCGCCGCGGGATCGACGAACAGGTCCTCCAGCCAGATCCCCGGCTTGCCCTCGAAGGTCGAGAAGGTCTGGAAGAACAACGCAAAGCCGCTCGGCACGCCATCGATCTCGCCGATCAGCACCTCGGCCGCCGGTCGTTCGCCGAACAGGTGCCCGCGCAGCACCGCGTCGTCG
This genomic interval carries:
- a CDS encoding GNAT family N-acetyltransferase, producing MISIRQAGAQDFDLVADFIRKLADYEKLAHEVRFDDAVLRGHLFGERPAAEVLIGEIDGVPSGFALFFQTFSTFEGKPGIWLEDLFVDPAARGSGLGRALLSRLAGLVVERGGARLEWAVLDWNELGKGFYRSIGAGPVDGWERWRMEIDAIEALANGD